In Verrucomicrobiales bacterium, the genomic window TACACGATTGGAATGCTGCTTCGCGAGCATTTCCCAATTCTCAAGGATTGGAATGTGAGCATACTCGGCACGGACCTCTCGCCTACCGTGCTCACCCAGGCAAAGAAGGGCATCTATTCCCAGCTGGAGGTGAACCGCGGGCTGCCAGCGTCGATGCTCATTAAGTACTTCAACAAAGTAGATGCGAAGTGGGTGATCAAAGATGAGGTGAGGAAGCTGATCGAGTTCCGCCAGATGAATCTCGTCAAACCATGGCCTATCATGCCCATGTTCGATGTCATCTTCATCCGCAACGTGATGATCTACTTCGATATCGAGTCCAAGAAGACCATCTTGAAGAAGATCCGCCAGTGTCTGCAGCCCAACGGCTACCTATTCCTGGGCACGGCGGAAACTACCATGAATATCGACCCGGACTGGCAGCCCATGACTTTGGGTCGCGCCACGGTTTACCAGTCCCTGGCGGCCAAAGCACTAGCGGCGGCATGACCCGACTCCAAAACCCTACGAGGTAAGTTATGCTTGATCTTGATGAGCTCATACAGCGGGCGAACGAACTGGAACCTCTACCGGCGAGCGCCGTCAGGCTGGCCTCGCTGTTGGGGTCGGGGCAGTGCGATCTGACTGAGGTCGCCGACATCATCGCCTACGACGAAGCCCTGACGGTGCGACTCCTTCGGGCGGCGAACTCAGCCGCCACCGGCGGAGCCACGCGGGTGACCCGTGCCCAAGAGGCGGTGTTTCGACTCGGAGCCTCCCGGGTGATGGCTCTGACCGTAGCCTCCAAAGTGAACGGCCTGCTGAAACAGCACGTCAAGGCTTACAACCTCAGCGAAGGTGCCCTTTGGGAACATTCGGTGGCGACGGCGGCGGCCGCCGAAACCCTACAGGAATTCACCCAAGAACCATTGCCTCAGGAAACATTTACAGCATCGTTGCTTCACGACATTGGAAAGCTGGTCATGGGACGATTCTTGACAACGGAAGACTTGGAGTGGCTGCGAAGAGCCGCCTGCGAAGGTGGCCTCCATCCCCTCGATGCAGAGCGGCAGATTCTTGGAGTCCACCATGGTGAACTCGGTGGCATCATCGCCCAGCATTGGCAACTGCCAGAAGGCATTGTCAAAGGAATCATTTACCACCACAGCCCTGAAGAAGGCCTCGACCCTATCTGCGATGCGGTTTATGTGGCAAATCTTTTGGGGAAAGTCATCGCGGACACCCCCTCAGCCTCCCCTACCCCCGCAAGCCTGGAGAGGCTCGGAATCGATCCCGGCCAGATGGAATCGCTGACCAGCGCCGCCAAGGCAAGATTCACTGCCGTGAAGGCGCGCTACAACTCGGTCTAATTCCGACAAATCTCGACTTGGGTTCAGTCGAGGTTTTCATCAGACTCGAGGGGTGAGCCGAAGACCGTTCGGACAGTCTCATTCTGCGAAACCAAACCTGCCGCGACACGGCATCGCACGAGTCCTTTCCAAGCTAGGGTTCTGCTCCCGCAGCCAAGCAACTGAGCTTATCCGCGCCGGCCGGGTCATGGTCAATGGGAACGTCCGCAAGGACCCGGAGTTCCCGGTCCGATTCGGCGTCGACCAGCTTTCTGTGGATGGTCGCGTAGTACGGATCGAAGACCGAGTCTATCTCATGCTGAACAAACCGCGCGGCTTGGTAACCACAGCCTCCGATGAAAAGGGTCGTGCCACCGTCTTCCAGTGCCTGGCCGGAAAGAATCTGCCGCATCTCAACCCCGTGGGGCGGCTCGACCAGGCGAGCGAGGGCCTCTTACTGTTCACCAATGATACCACGTGGGCCGACGCAGTCACCGATCCGATCACTCATTGCGAAAAGTGCTACCACGTACAGGTAAACCGAACCTTCCAAGCCGAGTGGAAAACCAAGGCCGAAGCGGGAGTGCACGTAGACGGGGAGATTCTGCGCGCACTCCGGCTCGACCTCCTGCGACAGGGTGAAAAACACTGCTGGCTGCGCATCGTTCTCAACGAGGGACGGAATCGTCACATCCGGCGATTACTCTCCAGCTTGGAGCTCGAAGTGTTGCGCCTCGTTCGCGTCTCCATCGGCCACCTTGTGCTTGGCGATCTACCCAAAGGCCAGTATCGCCACCTCACGCCCGAGGAGGTTCGCTCTCTGGAGCACAAGACTATCGATCCCCCACTTTCCTAATTTTCTCGTCCGCAACCCAACGCCGCACCGTTTCTGACCATGAACGAACTCATCCACAACCGCTGGTTACCCATCGCTCTGCTGATCGCCTCCAATGTGTTTATGACGGTTGCTTGGTACGGCCACTTGAAGTACAAAAGCTCTCCTCTCTACATCGTCATTCTTGTGAGCTGGGGCATCGCGTTTTTCGAATACGTCCTTCAAGTGCCAGCCAACCGCTGGGGCCATGGCACCTACTCGGCCACCGAGTTGAAAATCATACAAGAGATCGTCACCCTGACCGTGTTTATCGGATTCGCCTGGCTCTACCTCGGTGAAAAGCTTCGCTGGAATCACGTTGCCGCATTCATCTGCATTTTGGGCGCTGTGGCCTTCACCTTCCTACCCAAGAAATAGCCGGCCGCCCAGAGCTAAGGTTGCCAAGAATTGTCCAGCCAAACCGCGCTGGAGAGGGTTTATTGATTAAGCTGACCACTTCTCACGCGAACTCCGCCACAGAAGCCAGGCAGCTTGGCGGACACCGATAGCGCCGCTTCGATTGATCATGGATTCAAGAGCGTCCAAGGGTTGGGAAGTATTGATTGCAGGTGGCGGACCTGCTGGCGCCACCGTGGCCACCTTGCTGGCCCGCCGGGGCGTCCGCTGTCTGGTGGTGGATTCCTCTGCCTTCCCACGATATCACATTGGCGAATCCCTCGCCCCCGGTACCAATAGAATCT contains:
- a CDS encoding DMT family protein codes for the protein MNELIHNRWLPIALLIASNVFMTVAWYGHLKYKSSPLYIVILVSWGIAFFEYVLQVPANRWGHGTYSATELKIIQEIVTLTVFIGFAWLYLGEKLRWNHVAAFICILGAVAFTFLPKK
- a CDS encoding rRNA pseudouridine synthase, translating into MSRRPFGQSHSAKPNLPRHGIARVLSKLGFCSRSQATELIRAGRVMVNGNVRKDPEFPVRFGVDQLSVDGRVVRIEDRVYLMLNKPRGLVTTASDEKGRATVFQCLAGKNLPHLNPVGRLDQASEGLLLFTNDTTWADAVTDPITHCEKCYHVQVNRTFQAEWKTKAEAGVHVDGEILRALRLDLLRQGEKHCWLRIVLNEGRNRHIRRLLSSLELEVLRLVRVSIGHLVLGDLPKGQYRHLTPEEVRSLEHKTIDPPLS
- a CDS encoding HDOD domain-containing protein, whose product is MLDLDELIQRANELEPLPASAVRLASLLGSGQCDLTEVADIIAYDEALTVRLLRAANSAATGGATRVTRAQEAVFRLGASRVMALTVASKVNGLLKQHVKAYNLSEGALWEHSVATAAAAETLQEFTQEPLPQETFTASLLHDIGKLVMGRFLTTEDLEWLRRAACEGGLHPLDAERQILGVHHGELGGIIAQHWQLPEGIVKGIIYHHSPEEGLDPICDAVYVANLLGKVIADTPSASPTPASLERLGIDPGQMESLTSAAKARFTAVKARYNSV
- a CDS encoding protein-glutamate O-methyltransferase CheR; its protein translation is MALTQENFKFVCDFARDTAAIILEPGKEYLVETRLGPIAKQSGFNTLDEFLTQLRTNRAGTLFNEQVIDALTTNETSFFRDFHPFETLRQHVLPKIIEQRTPLKKLTIWSAASSTGQELYTIGMLLREHFPILKDWNVSILGTDLSPTVLTQAKKGIYSQLEVNRGLPASMLIKYFNKVDAKWVIKDEVRKLIEFRQMNLVKPWPIMPMFDVIFIRNVMIYFDIESKKTILKKIRQCLQPNGYLFLGTAETTMNIDPDWQPMTLGRATVYQSLAAKALAAA